In Colias croceus chromosome 21, ilColCroc2.1, the DNA window tatagtgaTCCACTGTGCGGCGGCCGAATCACTCTTATATGTTTTCCATCAATTGCACCCAAGCAATTAGGAAAATTTGTATATGTGAGAAATCCCTCTGCGATTTCTTTCCATTTGATCCCATTAAGCTGTGGAATACATTCAGACTTTAGTTCAATCCATATTATGTAACAAACTTGTCTTACTATTTCGCTAATTGTTGCAATTCCAATCACATAGGAATAGTGTAGATCAGTGAATGTATTACCAGTTGCCAAATATctgaaaacaaaaacaatatattaataatatgataacataatatattaataatgctGACATCAGACATAAGACAGCATGCACCGCTCGAATTTTACTtcagaagaaaaataaataccctTAAGGTGAAAGGGCACGGAAGTAGCTAGCGCTAGAAGTTTTTAATTCGTTTTAACTACAGTACTATAGCTACGttagatttctatgatttGCCGAAAATTTTATCATAGGGGGGTATTTATGCAGTTATGATTTCATATGAAAAGTTCGAAGTATAGTTATGTATCTCATATCTGctaaaagtggccacttttagCAGATTTGAGACACATAACTAtgctgtaaatattttataagaaatctTCTCTGTATAAATTAACCCCTATGGTAAAATTTCCGGCAAATGAAAGgaatctaataaatatatataatataatataatgaaatatcgTTTATTTCAGGCAATATTTACATTACAAGATGTCCTCCTTCATGAAGGTTGACAGATGCAAATAAAgcaaatttttgttaaaacaaattaaaaacttacagCGCTAGTGACTTCCGGAAGTTTTCACCTTAATTTTGATGATGGCAAATTTTActgtaacaaataaacaaattgccCGATTCAATCCGGTGTTTTTCCAAAAATCCTTAAATGAAgttctaattatttttgtaaaaaatgaattatttcgTCGATGTCTGCGCCGCGCCGCCCCGGCCGCGCCGTCTGCGTCTAGTATAAGATTCACTTTGCGCTATCGTTCGCGGCGAAATTGACCGGCCTGCGCCGGCCCGCCGTTTGCGTTGCGCCTAAGGGTACTTTTCCTTCAACTGCGGCCTTATTTTTCCACTctgtataggtatatatatattgctTGATTTATCTAATGCTTCATGAGACAGTGTAAAGTTGACAACATGTGTGAATTAAGGAGGGCCTTTAATCGAATGCAGTTAAATTTCCAACTAATATCAGATTTGTACACACGGCCACAGATCAAGCTTCCCAAAACCAGTATAAACAGGACTCATGCGTTGTTTATTATCGTAGACGACTCGGCGCCCGGCGAGGCCCTAGCAAGTTCTGTTTATTGGTACTGGTTTTGGGTAACTTGATCTGAAACTGTGTGTACTTTTGCCacttacttattatattttgtcattTCAGACAAGAAAATACAACAACGCTGGCGAACGGCAAGGGACACTTACCAGAAAGACAAGATATCTGAAAAAAATCAGCCATCCGGCTCTGGGAgtaagaagaagaagaagaaatatTCTTACTATGACATTTTGACTTTCTTAGACAGTACAACGGAAACTGCTGGAGAAGAGTCACTCTGTGAAGAAATGTCTGAACAAAGTAATTTAGAAACACCTAATGAGTCCACGCAACCAGATACTTCACGTCAAGAAAGTTCTCACCCAacatcaaaacaaaaacaagtAAAATCTAAAAAGCAAGCACCATCTGAATTTGAGGCACAGTTATTAGAATGCTTAAAGTCTAATCAACTGGAGCTAGAAAGTGAGGATTTGGCTTTCTTTCAGTCTCTGCAGCCTTCATTAAAAAGATTCACTAGATATCAAAAACTAATGTTCAGAACAAAAGTGTTAAATATAGTTATGGAAATGGAAAGTCAAACACAACCTGCATACTACAGTCCCATACCTACAACAAGTTCTAGTGCTTTTACTGAGCTTGACAGTTTGTCACCGATAAATCAAGATTACCAAACCAATAGTATAATCCAGGATACTTCGAGTCTTAACGACAATGCTATTAGTTCTGCTGCAGTGAATGACAATGAAACTCTTATTTCGACTGAAAGCGGCCTGTTTAATATCACGTCTTATGACGTAATTTATACCCCAGCAACAACATCATCTACAGGCGAAAGTAATGTCAACGCTCAGGATACAAATTTACAAAGAAATGAATGAtgtaaaatttgattttttaatttatgaataaaactctttttattaaaatgagtACGATTAACTTTTTTTCTCCAGTTTCTCTCTAATTGTTTGTTTAGTCATATGAGTGCGGTTGTACACACGGCACAGATCAAGTTACTCAAATCCAGTATAAGCGGGACTCCGACGGGTTACCTAAGTATGATAATACGCAAGGCGCGAGTTCCATTTATGCTGGTTTTGGGTAACTTGATCTGTGGCCATGTGTACTTTATCAGataaaaaaaaggattgtGTATGTAGGTTGAACGTACCAATCCCAAACCAATTAAGGACTTTTTTTGACTTTAAATTACTGTCATGTGCAAACCTATaacttttatctatattataataagtagcGTGTGATGAAAGGTAGGAATGATTCCACTTTAATGGCGACATTTTATGAGTGAAATAatcttatttaatgaaatttcaacatgaaattgaatgaaattatgAACAATGAAATTTCAGAGTAcatgataaaattttttttttgcacatGTAAATTTACACATGACAGTAATTTGAAGTCAAAAAACGTTTATCCTACCTGTTCAAATCCCTTTCCACTAAATCATAGcaggaaattaaatatttaaaatttaaaacttacctTAATGTAATAGCGAGCCTCTCAATCGGTTGTATTGTAATCCTTCGTAAACTGCTTTTTTGTAGCTTATTCTCAATTTTACACAACAGTTCATCAAAAGAACGAATGGACAATcgaaagtaatttttaaatttacgttcattattttgtagttttcCAAAGCGTGTAACAAACGCCCCAGCAAGAAGCCTATTTTCAAGATAGGGATCAACATGTACTCTTGTCTTCTTGTTTCGTCGtttgtaaagtatgtaagCGACACATATTCTTCTGACATTGATCATTTTTGAACACGTCTATACCGTTACGCAGCCCGTAGAAAACTGAAACTCATGCTGCGTATGATCCGCAGCGTGAAATTTTACGCATGCGGTCCAATCCCGCGTGCGTGAGCAAATCCGCGTGACACTAAAAGCGCCCTAAGAGCAAGTAGAATTAAGATTGCAAATAGGGTCCTAAAAGAACAAGGTACTGATTTGTGTGGAACAAATAGTCTTTAACCCAAcacttctttttttttaatgggaATAGCCGTTACAGCAAGAGATATTCCAAGCTTTTGAAATTTTGAAAGAGGAACCATCTCTAACGCATATGGCTGCCAACTGAGTTATGGTAGCAATTTAGGGCAGTGTAATCAGAACGCCCAATCTGTCATGCCCTAAATAGTGCCTCATAAATTGTGTAATGTAATTGGTGCTTAAATAAACGTAAGCAAGCAAATGCCAGGGCCGAAAGTCACCGCCTCACCGGCACTCGCTCGTTCTCGATGGTTACCGCATTTGGAGTTTATTCGATAAACGCGATGGTTAAGTTCGCTTGTTTTTGTTACAGTCGTACTAGGCACATAGCTTGGTCAAATAACGCACTCTATACTGATACTCTTACAAGTGATTGGCATTACAATGCGTTCTATCACAATTCACATATTGATGGTGCTAAATGTAATGCGCTAGAAACTTTAGGCTGCTGTTTATCTCAAAACGATTTTAAACCTTACCTTCTCCACCCAAATGGGTCAATTAATGTGCATTGCCTATTAGATGCTGCGCATATGTTAAAACTAGCAAGAAATGCCTTTTCAGAGTATACATTAACAAGAAAGGATGGAGATGTctcatttcaatttattaaagaaCTTCACGAAGTTCAAGAGACAGAAGTGCTGAAATTGTGCAATAAAATTACAGGTTGtgtatctaaataaaaaaatatgaaagtgTGCCTTGCAGCGCAGACGCCCATCTCTTCCGTGGCTGACGGACTGAGGCCTTTAGGCTTAGTCTTAATTATTAGTAtcgaattgaaaattaaacgaCAAAAATCCAAATGGCATGTCACTGACATAACTCATACTCATACTCAAAACAAAATAGGACCCACCAGCACTTATCTTGTTGTTTTACCTACAAGTAATTTTTAGGGTATTTATTGGAGTATCCGAGTATCTCTTTACGTTGTTGACATGTTAACGAAACTTTATCGCTGTTTaaaccattatttttaatgttattatatagttttaatacaTTAGCACGGGTGTAGTTATATCTACTTTTAATTCCGTAAATAAACACTCAGTATAAGATATTATCTggccgcctccttggtacagtggttgacgcgtgagcgtagcactgaggggtcctgggttcgattcccggtggagacgaagaaaaaaaaaatgtctcggtctggtagggcACAGAAGgttgatcacctacttgtcccttaAGAAAAATCGATAAGTGAAAAGTTATTCTTATAAGATATTATCTACGCAAAGGTACAAGTATTTGACgtgtttgtatattatttgcaGATTTAAAATGCCGCGTGTATACAAAACTAAGGAAGGCAGTAAAAAGCGGGAGCATATTAACAAAGATACATTACAATTCATCAGCAGTCCATGAGgtcatacataataataagtcGCTACGGGGTATGGCTATGTCGTACAAACTGTCTGTAATGACTCTGAAACGTTATGTTGCAAAAAAAGAGAGGCTATATCTACAGGCAGTTCTTCTCTCAAATATGAGCCTGATTATAAACAGGCGCAATATTTTTCCAAAGACGAAGAATTAGATTTATCTAATTACAGTGGAGCGTCGATTATCCGAACGTCGCTCAACCGAACGACCGCTTATCCGAACATAGTACGCGCGGGTCAATGCCCCCACCTCGATGAAAACATAGTGCTTCTGAAGCGTTTACTTGCTTAGATATTGCCTTGCGCTGGTTTGAAACACAGGCCGAGAGCGACCAGTATCAAATATCTGTTCTCAAAAAAGTACGTGATCTAGCCTCTCGTGAGCGGGTAGGCTTGCTTCGGCAGACGAAGattcaagatttttttaagcgttaattttaattagtaaaCACTAGTTTGACTACAAGATTGTCTgcactcttttttttttttcctatttgTCATTAAAGATATTCATAAATGGACTTACACCCAAAGCTGtatagtacgggagctagcaacgtttgaaaaaaaaaaagaattttagtatagttagttattttgatatactgttcctcttgctatttcggttagagtccgggctgtctggctggcggtagtggttgcgtttattagtgcgcatcttatctgcacaggaaaatatccttaatttaaagtcttttttaacgcgtaatttttaatcttttgcctttagatagatccatcagacatattttttttattgcaagacgtttttttcgatgttaaataggtgccatacgcaattttttatttcgtttttataaaaaattcaaatcattttAGAATGTCtgtaattttcatattatgttcttcaaacataatataagtaatctaaaattaattagCCAGACGCAAATTCGATtgttaagtattaaatatgtacaaataaaaaagtaggtaagtatta includes these proteins:
- the LOC123701488 gene encoding uncharacterized protein LOC123701488, whose product is MKIDTERVIIEVHLRPVLWDKRNELYKNRDAREAAWRDILKELAPNYENLSEEERKEADKKIQQRWRTARDTYQKDKISEKNQPSGSGSKKKKKKYSYYDILTFLDSTTETAGEESLCEEMSEQSNLETPNESTQPDTSRQESSHPTSKQKQVKSKKQAPSEFEAQLLECLKSNQLELESEDLAFFQSLQPSLKRFTRYQKLMFRTKVLNIVMEMESQTQPAYYSPIPTTSSSAFTELDSLSPINQDYQTNSIIQDTSSLNDNAISSAAVNDNETLISTESGLFNITSYDVIYTPATTSSTGESNVNAQDTNLQRNE